Below is a window of Prosthecochloris sp. GSB1 DNA.
TCTGCAGCGTCCCGGTAAGGGGGAACGTGCTGTCGTGTTTCGGATCGCAGCCGATCTGCAGGACCTTGGCTCCCTGCAGCGCGAGCGCGGCGGAAATATTGGCGGTAGTGGTGCTTTTGCCGATTCCCCCTTTACCGTATACAGCCAGAATTAAACTCATGATGACAACCCGGTGTTGATAATGAAAATAGTAGACAAGACTCTCTCTATCCGCCAAGCGCTTCTTTGGCTTGCTTGAACACCTCGGCGGTAATGGTGTCCTCGCCGTTTTCGCGCGCGAAATTCTCGGTATTTTTCCGCACCTTCTTGCGGACGAAGAACGGCACCTTGCGAAGCATCTTCTCGGCGTCCGGAGTCCATGCCATGCCGCCGTCCTCGGCTGGCAGACCGCCCACCTCGGATGCCGTTCCTCCCTGCGCTTCACGCGCAACCGAACCGTTGGCGTCGCCGTTCGCGCCGTTTTCGCTCTCTTCCTCGTATTCGAGGCCCGCGTCGCCGAAGAAGTCGATCAGGTGCTTTTCGAGACCGAGCTTGCAGGAGGTATAGACCCTGTCGGCGAGAATGTCGGCCCCTTCGAAACCAAGCACGGGATAGTAGCCGAGCAGGTGGTTTTCGATGTGGGTCGGCGTCGAAACGACCATGCAGGGCACGTCGAGCTTGCGGCAGCTGTGCCGCTCCATCTGCGTGCCGCAGACCAGCTCGGGCATTTCGTCCTCGATCTTTTTCGATACTTCCTGGAATTTGTCGGTGACCATCAGCGGCTCGGGCAGATATCCCTCGAGCTGCTCGCGCACCCAGTCCGCTTTTTTCGACAGGTAGGTGCCCGCTCCGATGATCTGCATGCCGAGTTCGTCCTTGAGGAACTTGACCAGGCCGACGGTGTGGGTCGCGTCGCCGAAAACGAACGCGCGCTTGCCGCTGAAGCTCTCCATGTCGGCCGTGCGGGCGAACCACGGCACGCCGCTCGGCGCGCTCATGCCGTCGAGCGAGAAATCGGTCAGAGACGGCATCTTCAGGGCCGGCAGCCCCTTTTCAGCCGCGATGGCGTTGAGCTGTTCGAGCAGGTCGGCGATCCACTGCAGGGTGGGATTGACGCCGATGGGCGCGCCGTAGAGTACCGGCATGCCGAACTTCTCGCGGAGGTATTCGGCCGCGCCCGGCCCCATCTCGTGATAGGGCGCGACGTTCATCCATGCAGCCGGAAGCTTTTTCAGGTCGTCCATGCCCGCGCCCCAGGGAGCGACGACGTTCACCTCGACACCGAGGGTCTTGAGGATCCTGCGAAGGCTGGTGAGGTCGGAACGAAGATGGAAGCCGAGCGAGGCGAACCCGAGCAGATTCACGCTGGGCTTTTCGGTCATGGTCTGCTCTTCGGCGGAACGCCTGACCAGTTCGGTGAAGAGGCCTTCGGCCGATTCGTGCTCCTGGATCCTGAACGGATTGACGTCGTAGACGAGAATTTTGTCCTGATCGACGCCCGAAT
It encodes the following:
- a CDS encoding ferredoxin:protochlorophyllide reductase (ATP-dependent) subunit B encodes the protein MRLAFWLYEGTALHGISRITNSMKNVHTVYHAPQGDDYITATYTMLERTPDFPQLSISVVRGQDLARGVSRLPATLQQVEEHYHPEMIVVAPSCSTALLQEDLDQLSKHSGVDQDKILVYDVNPFRIQEHESAEGLFTELVRRSAEEQTMTEKPSVNLLGFASLGFHLRSDLTSLRRILKTLGVEVNVVAPWGAGMDDLKKLPAAWMNVAPYHEMGPGAAEYLREKFGMPVLYGAPIGVNPTLQWIADLLEQLNAIAAEKGLPALKMPSLTDFSLDGMSAPSGVPWFARTADMESFSGKRAFVFGDATHTVGLVKFLKDELGMQIIGAGTYLSKKADWVREQLEGYLPEPLMVTDKFQEVSKKIEDEMPELVCGTQMERHSCRKLDVPCMVVSTPTHIENHLLGYYPVLGFEGADILADRVYTSCKLGLEKHLIDFFGDAGLEYEEESENGANGDANGSVAREAQGGTASEVGGLPAEDGGMAWTPDAEKMLRKVPFFVRKKVRKNTENFARENGEDTITAEVFKQAKEALGG